DNA from Oryzias melastigma strain HK-1 unplaced genomic scaffold, ASM292280v2 sc04407, whole genome shotgun sequence:
CTGGCCTCACCAGCGTTCGAGCAGGGAAGGTCGGtttctgatcacatgacctgAGCTACATCCGTCCCGGTGGCTGATTCCTAATATTCTCCACCCAGACAGTCGGAGTTGTCCGTGAAGCTGAACAGACAGTTGGAGAGATGCCTGAGGAACTCCAAGTGCATCGACATCGAGTCCCTGTGCGTGGTGTCTGGAGAAAAGGTCATTCTCGCCGCCCGGCACCTTTCACAGAAAGACGCCTGCTTTCCTCTGACACCTGCGTGTGCGCTCAGGTGTGGCAGATCAGGGTGGACGTCCACATGCTGAACAACGACGGGAACTTGATGGACGCCTCCAGCATAGCCGCCATCGCCGCCCTGTGCCACTTCAGGCGGCCCGACGTGGCCGTCCAGGGAGAGGAGGTCACAGTGGTGAGGGAGCAGCCCCatcaggaggcggagcctcttCACCTCTCGGTTTCTCTAATATTCGTGCTGTGCGTTTCAGTACAGTCCAGAGGAGAGGGATCCCATCCCGCTGAGCATCTACCACATGCCCATTAGTGTCAGCTTCTCCTTCTTCCAACAAGGGTAATCCTCTTCTCCTTATCGATTAAAAAACCATCGTTTAGGGATATCCTGATCCGATCACAGGATCAGAAATCAATCCAAATCATCAAGTTTCAGACTCAATCGGAattcaatatttattcattattactTTAATGAGTGCTGTATATttgaagctttttatttcaaataaatgtccTACTAGAAGTCTGGATATCATGACAGTTTGAGcgagatattcacagatttagACTTTCAGTCATATTTAAA
Protein-coding regions in this window:
- the LOC112141178 gene encoding exosome complex component RRP45-like is translated as SPAFEQGRQSELSVKLNRQLERCLRNSKCIDIESLCVVSGEKVWQIRVDVHMLNNDGNLMDASSIAAIAALCHFRRPDVAVQGEEVTVYSPEERDPIPLSIYHMPISVSFSFFQQG